One genomic window of Pseudomonas sp. LFM046 includes the following:
- the trxB gene encoding thioredoxin-disulfide reductase gives MSEVKHSRLIVLGSGPAGYTAAVYAARANLKPVVITGIQPGGQLTTTTEVDNWPGDVEGLTGPALMERMQKHAERFDTEIVYDHIHTAELQKRPFILKGDSGTYSCDALIIATGASAQYLGLPSEEAFAGKGVSACATCDGFFYRNQVVCVIGGGNTAVEEALYLANIAKEVHLIHRRDKLRSEKILQDKLFEKAANGNIRIHWNHTLDEVLGDNSGVTGVRLKNTQDGSAKELSLAGVFIAIGHKPNTDLFQGQLEMRDGYLIVQGGLEGNATATSTPGIFAAGDVADHVYRQAITSAGSGCMAALDAEKFLDDN, from the coding sequence ATGAGTGAAGTCAAGCATTCCCGATTGATCGTACTGGGCTCCGGCCCGGCGGGTTACACCGCGGCTGTCTATGCCGCCCGCGCCAACCTGAAGCCCGTGGTCATCACCGGCATCCAGCCCGGTGGCCAACTGACCACCACCACCGAAGTGGACAACTGGCCGGGTGACGTCGAAGGCCTCACCGGCCCTGCCCTGATGGAGCGCATGCAGAAGCACGCCGAGCGTTTCGATACCGAGATCGTTTACGACCACATCCACACTGCCGAGTTGCAGAAGCGCCCGTTCATCCTCAAGGGTGACAGCGGCACCTACAGCTGCGACGCACTGATCATCGCCACCGGAGCGTCCGCCCAGTACCTCGGCCTGCCGTCCGAGGAAGCCTTCGCCGGCAAGGGCGTTTCCGCCTGCGCCACCTGCGACGGCTTCTTCTATCGCAACCAGGTGGTCTGCGTGATCGGCGGCGGCAACACTGCGGTCGAGGAAGCGCTTTACCTGGCCAACATCGCCAAGGAAGTGCATCTGATCCATCGTCGCGACAAGCTGCGCTCCGAAAAAATCCTTCAGGACAAGCTGTTCGAGAAGGCCGCCAACGGCAATATCCGCATCCACTGGAACCACACCCTGGATGAAGTCCTGGGCGACAACAGCGGCGTGACCGGCGTGCGCCTGAAGAACACCCAGGACGGCAGCGCCAAGGAACTGTCCCTGGCCGGCGTCTTCATCGCCATTGGCCACAAGCCGAACACCGACCTGTTCCAGGGCCAGCTGGAAATGCGCGACGGCTACCTGATCGTCCAGGGCGGCCTCGAAGGCAACGCCACCGCCACCAGCACTCCGGGCATCTTCGCCGCCGGCGACGTGGCGGACCACGTCTACCGCCAGGCGATCACCTCCGCCGGCTCGGGCTGCATGGCTGCGCTGGACGCCGAGAAGTTCCTCGACGACAACTGA
- the aat gene encoding leucyl/phenylalanyl-tRNA--protein transferase — MLTWLRRDSLEFPPLGRALSEPNGLLAAGGDLSPERLIQAYRHGCFPWYQEGQPILWWSPDPRTVLLPQEIHISRSLAKLMRQERFRVTFDQAFPAVIEGCAGPRNYTDGTWITSAMQAAYIELHRRGVVHSVEVWNDDELVGGLYGLAMGKLFFGESMFSRADNASKVGFATLVHHLHKWGFVLIDCQMPTQHLQSFGARTISREKFSRYLQLYLDQPNVADWSA, encoded by the coding sequence ATGCTCACCTGGCTACGACGCGATTCCCTCGAATTCCCTCCACTTGGACGCGCACTGAGCGAGCCCAATGGCCTGCTTGCCGCTGGTGGCGACCTGTCTCCAGAGCGGTTGATCCAGGCGTATCGCCATGGCTGCTTCCCCTGGTATCAGGAAGGCCAGCCGATTCTCTGGTGGTCCCCCGACCCGCGCACCGTCCTGCTGCCCCAGGAGATCCATATTTCCCGCAGCCTCGCCAAGCTGATGCGCCAGGAACGCTTTCGCGTAACTTTTGACCAGGCCTTCCCGGCGGTCATTGAAGGCTGTGCCGGCCCACGCAACTACACCGACGGCACGTGGATCACTTCAGCCATGCAGGCGGCGTATATCGAACTGCATCGCCGTGGCGTAGTTCACTCGGTGGAAGTCTGGAACGATGACGAACTGGTCGGCGGCCTGTACGGCCTGGCGATGGGCAAGCTGTTTTTCGGTGAGTCCATGTTCAGCCGAGCCGACAACGCCTCCAAGGTTGGTTTCGCGACCCTGGTGCACCACCTGCATAAATGGGGCTTCGTTCTGATCGACTGCCAGATGCCCACTCAACATTTGCAAAGCTTCGGCGCCCGCACCATCAGCCGGGAGAAGTTTTCCCGCTATCTCCAGCTCTATCTGGACCAGCCGAACGTCGCTGACTGGAGCGCCTAG
- the lolA gene encoding outer membrane lipoprotein chaperone LolA — MRLIRMLMVAVLGLAALQVQADDKVAISRLTEMLNKAQTITGRFSQLTLDGSGTQLQETSGELSLKRPGLFRWHTDAPMEQLLVSNGEKVWLYDPDLQQVTIQTLDQRLTHTPALLLSGDISKISENFEITHKEGGDVVDFILKPKAKDTLFDTLRLSFRNGVINDMQLIDSVGQRTNILFLGIKMNQAIDASQFTFKVPEGADVIQE, encoded by the coding sequence ATGCGACTGATCCGCATGCTGATGGTAGCGGTCCTTGGCCTGGCCGCCCTGCAGGTCCAGGCCGACGACAAGGTGGCCATCAGCCGCCTGACCGAAATGCTGAACAAGGCCCAGACCATTACCGGCCGCTTCTCCCAACTGACCCTGGATGGCTCCGGCACCCAGCTCCAGGAAACGTCCGGCGAGCTCTCGCTGAAGCGTCCGGGCCTGTTCCGCTGGCACACTGACGCACCAATGGAGCAGTTGCTGGTCTCCAATGGCGAAAAAGTCTGGCTTTACGACCCGGACCTGCAGCAAGTGACCATCCAGACCCTGGACCAGCGGCTGACCCACACGCCGGCACTGCTGCTGTCCGGTGATATCTCGAAAATCAGTGAGAACTTCGAGATCACCCACAAGGAAGGCGGCGACGTAGTGGACTTCATCCTCAAGCCGAAGGCCAAGGACACCCTGTTCGATACCCTGCGCCTGTCGTTCCGCAATGGTGTGATCAACGACATGCAACTGATCGACAGCGTTGGCCAGCGCACCAACATCCTCTTCCTCGGGATCAAGATGAACCAGGCGATCGATGCCTCCCAGTTCACCTTCAAGGTTCCGGAAGGCGCTGACGTCATCCAGGAATAA
- a CDS encoding arginyltransferase yields the protein MTELARLKFYATQPHPCSYLPEEQATTLFLDPSQPMDVDVYAELSEMGFRRSGDHLYRPHCQRCNACVPARIPADQFIPNRQQKRILKRNADLTVTAVRPAFTEEYYALYVRYIEQRHADGDMYPPSRDQFSTFLVRDLPFSRFYEFRLNRVLKAVAVTDVLPNGLSAVYTFYDPSEERRSLGRYAILWQIGETARLGLQAVYLGYWIKNCRKMNYKTQYRPIELFVNQRWVTLS from the coding sequence ATGACCGAGTTGGCTCGTCTCAAGTTTTACGCCACTCAACCGCATCCATGCAGCTACCTGCCCGAGGAACAGGCAACCACTCTGTTCCTCGACCCCAGTCAGCCAATGGATGTGGATGTCTACGCGGAGCTGTCGGAAATGGGTTTCCGCCGCAGCGGGGACCACCTCTACCGACCGCACTGCCAGCGCTGCAATGCCTGTGTGCCAGCACGCATTCCCGCCGACCAGTTCATCCCCAATCGCCAGCAGAAGCGCATCCTCAAGCGCAACGCCGACCTGACGGTCACGGCCGTTCGCCCCGCCTTTACCGAGGAGTATTACGCGCTCTATGTCCGCTACATCGAGCAGCGCCATGCCGACGGCGACATGTATCCGCCCAGTCGGGACCAATTCTCCACGTTCCTGGTGCGCGACCTGCCCTTCTCCCGCTTCTATGAGTTCCGCCTGAATCGCGTTCTGAAGGCAGTCGCGGTTACGGATGTGCTGCCCAACGGGCTTTCTGCGGTCTACACCTTCTACGACCCCAGTGAGGAGCGGCGTAGCCTCGGTCGCTATGCGATTCTCTGGCAGATCGGGGAAACCGCACGCCTTGGCCTGCAGGCCGTCTATCTCGGCTACTGGATCAAGAATTGCAGGAAGATGAACTACAAGACCCAATACCGCCCGATCGAGCTGTTCGTCAATCAGCGCTGGGTGACGCTCAGCTGA
- the ftsK gene encoding DNA translocase FtsK — translation MKNSTTRAQTPVWRQQLHYRLKEGALIALGAVCLYLWMALLTYDSSDPGWTHTSNVEQVQNAAGRLGAWFADILFMALGYFAYVFPLLLAIKTLQVFRHRHEPIDWSGWLFSWRLIGLVFLVLSGASLADIHFQDHSWLPASAGGALGESLSHLAVNALNVQGSTLLFFALFLFGLTVFTDLSWFKVMDLTGKITLDLFELIQNAVNRWWSERLERKQLVAKLREVDVRVNEVAAPVVPDRREQAKVKERLIEREDSLEKHMTEREKRPAPVITPPPPPKPAEPSKRVQKEKQAPLFVDTAVEGTLPPISILDVAEKKQKSFSPESLEAMSRLLEIKLKEFGVEVLVESVHPGPVITRFEIQPAAGVKVSRISNLAKDLARSLAVISVRVVEVIPGKTTVGIEIPNEDRQIVRFSEVLSSSEYDEAKSPVTLALGHDIGGKPIITDLAKMPHLLVAGTTGSGKSVGVNAMILSILFKSTPEQARMIMIDPKMLELSIYEGIPHLLCPVVTDMKEAANALRWSVAEMERRYKLMAAMGVRNLAGFNRKVKDAEEAGTPLTDPLYRRESMEDEAPLLKTLPTIVVVVDEFADMMMIVGKKVEELIARIAQKARAAGIHLILATQRPSVDVITGLIKANIPTRMAFQVSSKIDSRTILDQGGAEQLLGHGDMLYLPPGTGLPIRVHGAFVSDDEVHRVVEAWKLRGAPDYIEDILAGAEEGGGSSGGFDGGEGSGEGSEDDPLYDEAVRFVTESRRASISAVQRKLKIGYNRAARMIEAMEMAGVVSPMNGNGSREVIAPSPVRD, via the coding sequence TTGAAGAATTCCACGACCAGAGCCCAGACACCCGTCTGGCGCCAGCAATTGCATTATCGCCTCAAGGAAGGTGCGTTGATCGCGCTTGGCGCAGTCTGCCTTTACCTGTGGATGGCGCTGCTCACCTACGATTCCTCAGACCCGGGCTGGACTCACACCAGCAACGTCGAGCAGGTGCAGAACGCAGCTGGCCGCCTCGGTGCCTGGTTCGCCGACATCCTGTTCATGGCGCTTGGTTACTTCGCCTACGTATTCCCGCTGTTGCTGGCCATCAAGACCCTGCAGGTTTTCCGTCACCGCCACGAACCCATCGACTGGAGCGGCTGGCTCTTTTCCTGGCGCCTGATCGGCCTGGTGTTCCTGGTGTTGTCCGGTGCCTCGCTGGCTGACATCCACTTCCAGGATCATTCCTGGCTTCCGGCCTCCGCCGGCGGCGCCCTCGGTGAAAGCCTCAGCCACCTGGCGGTCAACGCGCTCAACGTGCAAGGCAGCACCTTGCTGTTCTTTGCGCTGTTCCTCTTTGGCCTGACCGTCTTCACCGACCTGTCCTGGTTCAAGGTCATGGACCTGACGGGCAAGATCACCCTGGACCTTTTCGAACTCATCCAGAACGCTGTGAACCGCTGGTGGAGCGAGCGTCTTGAGCGCAAGCAGCTGGTGGCCAAGTTGCGTGAGGTGGATGTGCGCGTGAACGAGGTCGCAGCGCCGGTGGTGCCCGACCGGCGAGAGCAGGCCAAGGTCAAGGAACGTCTGATCGAGCGCGAAGACTCGCTTGAGAAGCACATGACCGAGCGTGAGAAGCGCCCGGCCCCGGTCATCACGCCGCCTCCGCCGCCCAAGCCAGCCGAGCCGAGCAAGCGTGTGCAGAAGGAAAAGCAGGCACCGCTGTTCGTCGACACCGCCGTGGAAGGTACCCTGCCGCCCATTTCCATCCTCGACGTGGCCGAGAAGAAGCAGAAGAGCTTCTCCCCGGAGTCGCTGGAGGCGATGTCGCGTCTGCTGGAGATCAAGCTGAAGGAATTCGGCGTCGAAGTGCTGGTGGAGTCGGTCCACCCCGGTCCGGTGATCACCCGTTTCGAGATCCAGCCTGCCGCAGGCGTCAAAGTCAGCCGCATCTCCAACCTGGCGAAAGACCTGGCGCGCTCTCTGGCCGTGATCAGCGTTCGCGTGGTGGAGGTGATTCCGGGCAAGACGACCGTCGGTATCGAGATCCCCAACGAGGATCGCCAGATCGTGCGGTTCTCCGAAGTGCTGTCCTCGTCGGAGTACGACGAGGCCAAATCGCCGGTCACCCTGGCCCTGGGCCACGACATCGGCGGCAAGCCAATCATCACCGATCTGGCCAAGATGCCTCACCTGCTGGTGGCCGGTACCACGGGTTCCGGTAAGTCGGTGGGCGTGAACGCCATGATTCTGTCGATCCTGTTCAAGTCCACGCCCGAGCAGGCGCGGATGATCATGATCGACCCGAAAATGCTGGAATTGTCGATCTACGAAGGCATCCCGCACCTGCTCTGCCCGGTAGTCACCGACATGAAGGAGGCCGCCAACGCGCTGCGCTGGAGCGTGGCCGAGATGGAGCGGCGCTACAAGCTGATGGCGGCCATGGGCGTGCGTAACCTGGCGGGCTTCAACCGCAAGGTGAAGGATGCCGAAGAGGCCGGTACACCGTTGACCGACCCGCTCTACCGCCGGGAGAGCATGGAAGACGAAGCACCCCTGTTGAAGACGCTGCCGACAATCGTGGTCGTCGTCGACGAATTCGCCGACATGATGATGATCGTCGGCAAGAAGGTGGAAGAGCTGATCGCGCGAATCGCCCAGAAGGCGCGTGCCGCCGGTATCCACCTGATTCTCGCCACACAGCGCCCCTCGGTGGATGTGATCACCGGCCTGATCAAGGCCAACATCCCCACCCGCATGGCGTTTCAGGTCTCCAGCAAGATCGACTCGCGCACCATCCTCGACCAGGGTGGCGCCGAACAGCTGCTGGGCCACGGTGACATGCTCTACCTGCCGCCAGGCACCGGCCTGCCTATCCGCGTCCATGGCGCCTTCGTCTCCGACGATGAAGTGCACCGGGTGGTGGAAGCCTGGAAGCTGCGTGGCGCGCCGGACTACATCGAAGACATTCTCGCCGGTGCGGAGGAGGGTGGTGGCTCGTCCGGTGGTTTCGACGGCGGTGAGGGCAGCGGCGAAGGCAGCGAGGACGACCCGCTGTACGACGAAGCCGTACGCTTCGTCACCGAAAGCCGCCGCGCTTCGATCTCCGCAGTGCAGCGCAAGCTGAAAATTGGCTACAACCGCGCCGCGCGCATGATCGAGGCGATGGAAATGGCTGGGGTGGTAAGCCCCATGAACGGCAACGGGTCGCGCGAAGTCATCGCGCCGTCACCGGTGCGAGACTGA
- the clpA gene encoding ATP-dependent Clp protease ATP-binding subunit ClpA has protein sequence MLNRELEVTLNLAFKEARAKRHEFMTVEHLLLALLDNEAAATVLRACGANMDKLRHDLQEFIDSTTPLIPQHDEDRETQPTLGFQRVLQRAVFHVQSSGKREVTGANVLVAIFSEQESQAVFLLKQQSVARIDVVNYIAHGISKVPGHGEQHDHDQEMQDEEGGESSSSGHPLDAYASNLNELARMGRIDPLVGRENEVERVAQILARRRKNNPLLVGEAGVGKTAIAEGLAKRIVDNQVPDLLADSVVYSLDLGALLAGTKYRGDFEKRFKALLNELRKRPHAILFIDEIHTIIGAGAASGGVMDASNLLKPLLSSGEIRCIGSTTFQEFRGIFEKDRALARRFQKVDVTEPSVEDTVGILKGLKARFEQHHHIEYSDEALRAAAELAARYINDRHMPDKAIDVIDEAGAYQRLQPEEKRAKRIEVAQVEDIVAKIARIPPKHVSSSDKELLRNLERDLKLTVFGQDAAIDSLSTAIKLSRAGLKAPDKPVGSFLFAGPTGVGKTEVARQLAKAMGIELVRFDMSEYMERHTVSRLIGAPPGYVGFDQGGLLTEAITKMPHCVLLLDEIEKAHPEVFNLLLQVMDHGTLTDNNGRKADFRNVILIMTTNAGAETAARASIGFTLQDHSSDAMEVIRKSFTPEFRNRLDTVIQFGRLSHEVIKSVVDKFLTELQAQLEDKRVQLVVGDEARGWLAERGYDAQMGARPMARLIQDKIKRPLAEEILFGELAEHGGLVHVDVKDGELDFEFETTAEMA, from the coding sequence ATGTTGAACCGCGAGCTCGAAGTCACCCTCAATCTTGCCTTCAAGGAGGCCCGCGCCAAGCGTCACGAATTCATGACGGTCGAGCATCTTCTGCTCGCCCTGCTGGATAACGAAGCCGCTGCCACTGTACTGCGTGCATGTGGCGCAAATATGGACAAGCTGCGTCACGACCTGCAGGAGTTCATCGACTCCACAACGCCGCTGATCCCGCAGCACGATGAAGATCGCGAAACGCAGCCGACGCTCGGCTTCCAGCGCGTGCTTCAGCGTGCGGTGTTCCATGTGCAGAGTTCCGGCAAGCGTGAAGTGACGGGTGCCAACGTGCTGGTGGCCATCTTCAGTGAGCAAGAGAGCCAGGCCGTTTTCCTGCTGAAGCAGCAGAGTGTGGCCCGGATCGATGTTGTCAATTACATCGCCCACGGCATCTCGAAGGTGCCTGGTCATGGCGAGCAGCACGATCACGATCAGGAGATGCAGGACGAGGAGGGCGGGGAGTCTTCCTCCTCCGGTCATCCGCTGGATGCCTATGCCAGCAACCTGAACGAACTGGCCCGCATGGGGCGCATTGATCCGTTGGTGGGGCGCGAGAACGAGGTGGAACGCGTCGCCCAGATTCTCGCCCGCCGCCGGAAGAACAATCCGCTTCTGGTGGGTGAGGCCGGCGTGGGCAAGACCGCCATTGCCGAAGGCCTGGCCAAGCGCATCGTCGATAATCAGGTGCCGGACCTGCTGGCTGACAGTGTGGTCTACTCCCTGGACCTCGGCGCACTGCTGGCAGGTACCAAGTACCGCGGCGATTTCGAGAAGCGCTTCAAGGCGTTGCTCAATGAATTGCGCAAGCGTCCGCATGCCATCCTGTTCATCGACGAAATCCATACGATCATCGGTGCCGGTGCGGCGTCCGGTGGTGTGATGGATGCGTCCAACCTGCTCAAGCCGTTGCTGTCCTCCGGTGAGATCCGTTGCATTGGCTCCACCACCTTCCAGGAGTTCCGCGGCATCTTCGAGAAGGATCGCGCCCTGGCGCGACGCTTCCAGAAGGTTGATGTCACCGAGCCGTCGGTCGAAGACACCGTGGGCATCCTCAAGGGGCTCAAGGCGCGCTTCGAGCAGCACCACCACATCGAGTACAGCGATGAGGCGCTGCGTGCCGCGGCCGAATTGGCGGCTCGCTACATCAACGATCGCCATATGCCGGACAAGGCCATCGACGTGATCGACGAAGCCGGTGCCTATCAGCGCCTGCAGCCGGAAGAGAAGCGTGCCAAGCGCATCGAAGTGGCCCAGGTGGAAGACATTGTCGCCAAGATTGCGCGGATTCCTCCGAAGCACGTCAGCAGTTCCGACAAGGAATTGCTGCGTAATCTGGAGCGTGACCTGAAGCTGACGGTGTTCGGCCAGGATGCGGCTATCGATTCCCTGTCCACCGCGATCAAGCTGTCCCGTGCCGGCCTCAAGGCGCCGGACAAGCCGGTAGGTTCCTTCCTCTTCGCTGGTCCGACAGGCGTTGGCAAGACGGAAGTGGCGCGTCAGCTGGCGAAGGCCATGGGTATCGAACTGGTGCGCTTCGACATGTCCGAATACATGGAGCGGCACACTGTTTCGCGCCTGATCGGTGCGCCTCCCGGCTACGTCGGTTTCGACCAGGGCGGCCTGCTGACCGAGGCGATCACCAAAATGCCGCACTGCGTGCTGCTGCTGGATGAGATCGAGAAGGCTCACCCGGAAGTCTTCAACCTGCTGCTGCAGGTGATGGACCACGGCACGCTGACCGACAACAACGGTCGCAAGGCGGACTTCCGCAACGTGATCCTGATCATGACCACCAACGCCGGCGCTGAAACGGCCGCTCGGGCCTCCATTGGCTTCACCCTGCAGGATCACTCCTCGGATGCCATGGAAGTTATTCGCAAGAGCTTCACGCCGGAGTTCCGCAACCGCCTGGACACCGTCATCCAGTTTGGCCGTCTGAGCCACGAAGTGATCAAGAGCGTCGTGGACAAGTTCCTAACCGAACTTCAGGCGCAGTTGGAAGACAAGCGTGTGCAGCTGGTTGTCGGTGACGAAGCGCGTGGCTGGCTGGCCGAGCGCGGCTACGATGCGCAAATGGGCGCTCGCCCCATGGCTCGTCTGATTCAGGACAAGATCAAGCGGCCGCTGGCGGAGGAGATCCTGTTTGGTGAGCTGGCCGAGCACGGCGGCCTGGTGCACGTCGACGTCAAGGACGGAGAACTCGACTTCGAGTTCGAAACCACGGCAGAAATGGCCTGA
- a CDS encoding replication-associated recombination protein A: MDLFRSEPIAQPLAARLRATCLDEYVGQEHLLAPGKPLREALEQGALHSMIFWGPPGVGKTTLAKLLAQVTDAHFETISAVLSGVKEIRQSVEVAKQQAAQYGRRTILFVDEVHRFNKSQQDAFLPYVEDGTLIFIGATTENPSFELNNALLSRARVYVLKSLDESALRKLVARALNEEKGLGKRNLSLPEESFAILMAAADGDGRRLLNLLENASDLAEDGGEIGVELLQNLLGDSRRRFDKGGEAFYDQISALHKSVRGSDPDAALYWYARMLDGGCDPLYIARRVVRMASEDIGNADPRALSLCLSAWDVQERLGSPEGELAVAQAITYLACAPKSNAVYMAFKAAMRDAAENGSLEVPLHLRNAPTRLMKELGYGEEYRYAHDEPDAYAAGEDYFPEQLEPRQYYQPVPRGLELKIRDKLQHLKSLDRNSPWQRRKS, from the coding sequence ATGGACCTGTTTCGCTCCGAACCCATCGCCCAGCCCCTGGCGGCGCGCTTGCGCGCCACCTGTCTGGACGAGTACGTCGGCCAGGAGCACCTGCTGGCCCCGGGCAAGCCGTTGCGTGAGGCCCTGGAGCAGGGTGCGCTTCACTCGATGATCTTCTGGGGCCCGCCCGGGGTGGGCAAGACCACCCTGGCCAAACTGCTGGCCCAGGTCACCGACGCGCACTTCGAAACCATTTCCGCCGTGCTATCGGGGGTCAAGGAGATTCGCCAGTCGGTGGAGGTGGCCAAGCAGCAGGCCGCCCAGTACGGTCGCCGCACCATCCTCTTCGTCGATGAAGTGCACCGCTTCAACAAGTCCCAGCAGGATGCCTTCCTGCCCTATGTGGAAGACGGCACCCTGATCTTCATCGGCGCCACCACCGAGAATCCGTCCTTCGAACTCAACAACGCGCTGCTGTCCCGTGCCCGGGTCTATGTGCTGAAGAGCCTGGACGAGTCCGCCCTGCGCAAGCTGGTGGCGCGCGCACTGAACGAAGAGAAGGGCCTCGGCAAACGCAATCTGAGTCTGCCGGAAGAGAGTTTTGCCATCCTCATGGCTGCGGCAGACGGCGACGGTCGGCGTCTGCTGAACCTGCTGGAGAATGCCTCTGACTTGGCTGAGGATGGCGGTGAGATCGGCGTCGAGCTCCTGCAGAACCTGCTGGGAGACAGCCGTCGTCGTTTCGACAAGGGCGGTGAGGCCTTCTACGACCAGATATCCGCCCTGCACAAATCCGTGCGTGGCTCCGATCCGGATGCAGCGCTCTACTGGTACGCGCGAATGCTGGACGGCGGCTGCGACCCGCTCTATATCGCCCGCCGCGTGGTGCGTATGGCCAGCGAGGACATCGGCAACGCCGATCCCCGCGCCCTCAGCCTGTGCCTCTCGGCCTGGGATGTGCAGGAGCGCCTGGGGAGTCCCGAGGGCGAACTGGCGGTGGCCCAGGCCATTACGTACCTGGCGTGCGCGCCCAAGAGCAATGCCGTTTACATGGCCTTCAAGGCCGCCATGCGTGACGCCGCCGAGAACGGCTCGCTGGAAGTGCCCCTGCACCTGCGCAATGCGCCGACCCGGCTGATGAAGGAGCTGGGTTATGGCGAGGAATATCGCTACGCCCATGACGAGCCGGATGCTTACGCCGCGGGCGAGGACTACTTCCCCGAGCAGCTTGAGCCACGCCAGTACTACCAACCGGTGCCGCGCGGCCTGGAACTGAAGATTCGCGACAAGCTGCAGCACCTGAAAAGCCTCGACCGCAATAGCCCCTGGCAGCGGAGAAAGTCATGA
- the crcB gene encoding fluoride efflux transporter CrcB yields the protein MIGLILAISAGGVAGTLLRFATGNLITTYWPRYFYAGTLAVNIVGCLLIGYLYGLFLVRPEIPVEIRSGLMVGFLGGLTTFSSFSLDTLRLLESGQLPTALGYAALSVLGGLLATWAGLILTKI from the coding sequence ATGATCGGGCTGATCCTGGCCATCTCCGCGGGCGGCGTGGCGGGTACCTTGCTGCGCTTCGCGACGGGCAATCTCATTACTACCTACTGGCCACGCTACTTCTACGCCGGTACCCTTGCGGTCAATATCGTCGGTTGCCTGCTGATCGGTTATTTATATGGTCTTTTCCTGGTACGCCCAGAGATCCCGGTAGAAATTCGCTCCGGGCTTATGGTGGGATTCCTTGGCGGCCTGACGACCTTTTCATCCTTTTCCCTCGACACGCTGCGCCTGCTGGAAAGCGGCCAGTTGCCAACGGCCCTGGGCTACGCGGCGCTGAGCGTGTTGGGCGGCCTGCTCGCGACCTGGGCTGGCCTGATACTGACGAAAATCTGA
- the infA gene encoding translation initiation factor IF-1: MSKEDSFEMEGTVIDTLPNTMFRVELENGHVVTAHISGKMRKNYIRILTGDKVRVELTPYDLSKGRITYRAR, from the coding sequence ATGTCGAAAGAAGACAGCTTCGAAATGGAAGGCACTGTCATCGACACCCTGCCCAACACCATGTTCCGTGTGGAGTTGGAAAATGGGCACGTCGTCACCGCGCACATTTCCGGCAAGATGCGCAAAAACTACATCCGCATCCTCACCGGCGATAAAGTTCGCGTCGAGCTGACGCCGTACGATCTGAGCAAGGGCCGCATTACCTACCGCGCCCGCTGA